One genomic region from Skermania piniformis encodes:
- a CDS encoding Maf family protein, with the protein MTRLILASASPARLAVLQAAGVQPVVRVSRVDEDAVAAALPPDSPPDTVVVELARAKAAAVAAELTAGSTGVCWLDSAEAFDGVVVGCDSMLWIAGRLQGKPHTVAVARERWQQQAGRSGELLTGHCVLRMRDARVVAAAFGCSRTTVHFGRPDPAELESYLASGEPLSVAGAFTLDGLGGWFVDGIDGDPSSVIGIGLPLLRRLLREVGTDLTQLWPDR; encoded by the coding sequence ATGACCCGGCTGATCCTGGCGTCTGCGTCGCCGGCCCGGCTGGCGGTCTTGCAGGCCGCGGGGGTGCAGCCGGTGGTTCGGGTTTCCCGGGTGGACGAGGATGCGGTGGCAGCTGCCCTGCCGCCGGACAGCCCGCCGGACACCGTCGTGGTGGAGCTGGCCCGAGCGAAGGCGGCCGCCGTTGCCGCGGAGCTGACCGCCGGCAGTACCGGAGTGTGCTGGCTGGACAGCGCCGAGGCATTCGACGGCGTGGTGGTCGGGTGCGACTCGATGCTCTGGATCGCCGGTCGGCTGCAGGGAAAACCGCACACGGTCGCCGTGGCCCGGGAACGCTGGCAGCAGCAGGCAGGCCGAAGCGGGGAGTTGCTCACCGGACATTGCGTGCTGCGGATGCGCGATGCCCGGGTGGTCGCCGCCGCGTTCGGCTGTAGCCGTACGACGGTGCATTTCGGCCGACCGGATCCGGCCGAGTTGGAAAGTTACCTGGCCAGCGGGGAGCCGTTGAGCGTGGCCGGCGCATTCACCCTGGACGGACTGGGCGGCTGGTTCGTCGACGGCATCGACGGCGACCCGTCCAGCGTGATCGGGATCGGGCTACCGCTCCTGCGGCGATTGCTGCGCGAGGTCGGGACCGACCTCACCCAGCTGTGGCCGGATCGGTGA
- a CDS encoding helix-turn-helix transcriptional regulator, producing MPDSWPRRRLLAILRGASEPLDAQELARMTGQHVTTVRFHLDVLTRESLVRQVQQPPRGRGRPRIGYCAVQRSVGYQELAHVLADQLGHDPRYSHDAAVDAGRAWGARLAAGEPPPRTVVEAREAVLAIMSELGFGPEREVPERESDEISDQACVRLTACPLRDLARTHSEVVCGVHLGMLRGLIEQHAAGRTGLTVDLQPFWEPDACAIRIGVARQARVDPSIGRGSVVRDVSIGRDDADLVSAERSFTDPATAG from the coding sequence GTGCCCGATTCGTGGCCGCGGCGCCGGCTGCTCGCAATTCTGCGCGGCGCCAGCGAACCGCTCGATGCCCAGGAGTTGGCGCGGATGACCGGCCAGCACGTCACCACGGTGCGCTTCCATCTCGATGTGCTCACCCGCGAGTCGCTGGTCCGGCAGGTCCAGCAGCCGCCACGAGGTCGCGGGCGGCCGCGAATCGGCTACTGCGCGGTGCAACGTTCGGTCGGCTATCAGGAGCTGGCGCACGTCCTGGCCGACCAGTTGGGTCATGACCCGCGGTACTCGCACGACGCCGCGGTGGACGCCGGCCGGGCGTGGGGGGCTCGGCTGGCCGCCGGCGAACCGCCACCGCGGACGGTGGTCGAAGCGCGGGAGGCGGTGCTTGCGATCATGTCCGAGCTGGGTTTCGGGCCGGAGCGAGAGGTGCCCGAGCGCGAGTCCGACGAGATCTCCGATCAGGCGTGTGTCCGGCTGACCGCGTGCCCGTTACGCGACCTGGCGCGCACCCATTCCGAAGTGGTGTGCGGGGTTCATCTGGGCATGCTGCGCGGGCTGATCGAACAGCATGCGGCGGGTCGGACCGGATTGACGGTCGACCTGCAACCCTTCTGGGAACCGGACGCTTGTGCGATCCGGATCGGCGTGGCACGGCAGGCTCGGGTGGATCCGTCGATCGGCCGCGGATCGGTCGTGCGGGACGTGAGCATCGGTCGAGACGACGCAGATCTGGTGTCGGCAGAACGGAGTTTCACCGATCCGGCCACAGCTGGGTGA
- a CDS encoding sulfurtransferase translates to MSVDPDPDRRFADYAAPDRLVSTGWLSAHLGHPDVRIVESDEDALLYGVGHIPGAVKIDWLSDLNDPVTRDYLDGERFAQLMRRKGIDREHTVVLYGDKNNWWAAYALWVFTLFGHADVRLLDGGRDAWFTENRDVSFDVPEPAPTDYPVVQRDDTTVRIFRDDVAAQLGRDALVDVRSGPEYTGERTHLPDHPMESALRGGHIPTAEHIPWARAIGIDGRFRPAAQLRETYGHLAGSPIVTYCRIGERSSHTWFVLTHLLGYPGVRNYDGSWTEWGNAVRMPIARGEQPGSAPRPAVESARRVT, encoded by the coding sequence GTGTCAGTCGATCCGGACCCGGATCGCCGGTTCGCCGATTACGCCGCACCCGACCGACTGGTCTCCACCGGGTGGCTGTCCGCCCACCTCGGTCACCCGGATGTTCGAATCGTGGAATCGGACGAGGATGCGCTGCTCTACGGCGTGGGCCACATCCCCGGCGCTGTCAAGATCGATTGGCTGTCGGACCTGAACGACCCGGTGACCCGCGACTACCTCGACGGCGAGCGGTTCGCCCAGCTGATGCGCCGCAAGGGTATCGACCGCGAGCACACCGTGGTGCTGTACGGCGACAAGAACAACTGGTGGGCCGCGTACGCACTGTGGGTATTCACCCTGTTCGGCCACGCCGACGTGCGACTGCTCGACGGCGGCCGCGACGCGTGGTTCACCGAGAACCGCGACGTGAGTTTCGACGTTCCCGAACCCGCGCCCACCGACTACCCGGTGGTCCAGCGGGACGACACCACGGTGCGGATATTCCGCGACGACGTGGCGGCCCAGCTCGGCCGCGATGCGCTGGTGGATGTCCGATCCGGGCCGGAATACACCGGCGAGCGCACCCACCTGCCGGACCATCCCATGGAGAGCGCCCTGCGCGGCGGACACATCCCCACCGCGGAGCACATCCCCTGGGCCCGGGCGATCGGCATCGACGGCCGGTTTCGGCCGGCGGCACAGCTGCGCGAGACCTACGGTCACCTCGCCGGTTCGCCGATCGTCACCTACTGCCGGATCGGCGAGCGGTCCAGCCACACCTGGTTCGTCCTGACCCACCTGCTCGGCTATCCCGGCGTGCGGAACTACGACGGCTCCTGGACCGAGTGGGGCAATGCCGTCCGGATGCCGATCGCCCGCGGCGAACAGCCCGGCTCCGCGCCCCGGCCCGCCGTCGAATCGGCCCGCCGAGTCACCTGA
- a CDS encoding acetyl/propionyl/methylcrotonyl-CoA carboxylase subunit alpha, with the protein MPNHTSAQITKVLVANRGEIAVRVIRAARDAGLASVAVYAEPDADAPFVKLADEAFALGGQTSAESYLVFDKILAAAAQADADAIHPGYGFLSENADFAQAVIDAGLIWIGPSPQAIRDLGDKVTARHIAERAQAPMAAGTKDPVQSADEVVAFAEEYGVPVAIKAAFGGGGRGMKVAYSIDEIPELYASAVREATAAFGRGECFVEQYLDKARHVEAQVIADQHGNVIVAGTRDCSLQRRFQKLVEEAPAPFLTEEQRRRIHESAKAICREAGYYGAGTVEYLVQGDTVSFLEVNTRLQVEHPVTEETSGLDLVRQQFRIADGEVLELTEDPTPRGHSIEFRINGEDPGRGFLPAPGPVTEYHEPAGPGVRVDSGVTRGSVIGGQFDSMLAKLIVTGENRTQALERARRALDEFQVEGLATVLPFHRHIVRNPAFIGDGEKFDVYTRWIETDWENPIEPYTGAVGLADDAPAPRQTVVVEVGGRRVEVSLPGQFNLSGGGDGSTGSGTVRRKPKPRKRGGTGAGAASGDAVTAPMQGTVVKVAVAEGQAVQAGDLIAVLEAMKMENPVNAHKAGTVTGLAVEPGAAITQGTVLAEIK; encoded by the coding sequence GTGCCCAATCACACCAGCGCGCAGATCACGAAGGTGCTCGTGGCGAACCGAGGTGAGATCGCCGTGCGGGTGATTCGGGCCGCCCGGGATGCCGGGTTGGCCAGCGTGGCGGTGTATGCGGAGCCGGACGCCGACGCGCCGTTCGTGAAGTTGGCCGACGAGGCGTTCGCCCTGGGCGGACAGACGTCGGCGGAGTCCTACCTGGTCTTCGACAAGATTCTGGCGGCGGCGGCCCAGGCGGACGCGGACGCGATCCATCCAGGCTACGGCTTCCTGTCCGAGAACGCCGATTTCGCGCAGGCGGTGATCGATGCCGGCCTGATCTGGATCGGGCCGTCACCGCAGGCCATCCGCGACCTCGGCGACAAGGTGACCGCCCGGCATATCGCCGAGCGGGCGCAGGCCCCGATGGCGGCCGGCACCAAGGACCCGGTGCAGAGTGCGGACGAGGTCGTCGCGTTCGCCGAGGAATACGGCGTGCCGGTCGCGATCAAAGCCGCTTTCGGCGGCGGCGGGCGCGGAATGAAGGTCGCCTACTCGATCGACGAGATCCCCGAGTTGTACGCGTCGGCGGTGCGCGAGGCGACGGCCGCCTTCGGCCGCGGCGAGTGCTTCGTCGAGCAGTACCTGGACAAGGCCCGACACGTCGAAGCACAGGTGATCGCCGACCAGCACGGCAACGTGATCGTCGCCGGCACCCGGGACTGCTCGCTGCAGCGACGATTCCAGAAGCTGGTGGAGGAAGCGCCGGCGCCGTTCCTGACCGAGGAGCAACGCCGCCGCATCCACGAGTCGGCGAAAGCCATCTGCCGCGAGGCGGGCTACTACGGCGCCGGCACCGTGGAGTACCTGGTGCAGGGCGACACGGTGTCGTTTCTGGAGGTCAACACCCGGCTGCAGGTCGAGCATCCGGTCACCGAGGAGACCAGCGGGCTCGACCTCGTCCGGCAACAGTTCCGGATCGCCGACGGCGAAGTCCTCGAACTGACCGAAGACCCCACCCCGCGCGGACACTCGATCGAGTTCCGGATCAACGGCGAAGATCCCGGACGCGGCTTCCTGCCCGCTCCGGGTCCGGTCACCGAGTATCACGAGCCCGCCGGCCCGGGCGTGCGGGTGGACTCCGGCGTCACCCGCGGCAGCGTGATCGGTGGCCAGTTCGATTCCATGCTGGCCAAGCTGATCGTCACCGGCGAGAACCGCACCCAGGCGCTGGAGCGAGCGCGGCGCGCGCTCGACGAGTTCCAGGTCGAGGGTTTGGCGACGGTCCTGCCGTTCCACCGGCACATCGTGCGCAATCCGGCGTTCATCGGGGACGGCGAGAAGTTCGACGTCTATACCCGCTGGATCGAAACCGATTGGGAGAACCCGATCGAGCCGTACACCGGCGCGGTCGGGTTGGCCGACGACGCGCCGGCGCCCCGACAGACCGTCGTGGTCGAGGTCGGCGGACGCCGCGTCGAGGTCTCGCTGCCCGGGCAGTTCAACCTGTCCGGCGGGGGCGACGGGTCCACCGGCTCCGGCACCGTCCGACGCAAGCCCAAGCCCCGCAAACGTGGCGGCACCGGTGCCGGCGCGGCCTCGGGCGACGCGGTCACCGCACCGATGCAGGGCACGGTGGTCAAAGTCGCCGTGGCGGAGGGACAGGCCGTGCAGGCCGGCGACCTGATCGCGGTGCTCGAAGCCATGAAGATGGAAAACCCGGTGAACGCGCACAAGGCCGGCACGGTGACCGGTCTCGCCGTGGAGCCCGGCGCCGCGATCACGCAGGGCACCGTGCTCGCCGAGATCAAATGA
- a CDS encoding DUF1707 SHOCT-like domain-containing protein, producing MADRPETRIDAADRARASAALDTHYAAGRLSTAELDERRAAVTDATSRAELDAIFVDLPDTVAPPAPAARPTRDWSLVVAILLPIVAIVVATTTGSWWWLLLIPAGGMFFAALPTLRKRRR from the coding sequence GTGGCGGACCGACCGGAAACCCGGATCGACGCGGCCGATCGAGCACGGGCGTCGGCCGCGTTGGACACCCACTACGCAGCCGGCCGACTGAGCACCGCGGAACTGGACGAACGCCGCGCTGCGGTCACCGATGCAACGAGTCGGGCCGAGCTCGACGCGATTTTCGTCGATCTGCCGGATACCGTTGCCCCGCCCGCCCCGGCCGCTCGGCCGACTCGGGACTGGTCGCTTGTCGTCGCGATCCTGCTGCCGATCGTGGCGATCGTGGTCGCCACCACCACCGGCAGTTGGTGGTGGCTCCTGCTGATCCCGGCCGGCGGGATGTTCTTCGCCGCCTTGCCCACGCTGCGCAAGCGTCGCCGCTGA
- a CDS encoding ArsR/SmtB family transcription factor produces MANDPFAILADPVRRRILELLVGAERPAGELVKVIGDEFGIGQPAVSMQLRTLREAGCCRVRAVGSTRWYGLESAGLQGVAQWLAGLSGEPNGQSQTE; encoded by the coding sequence TTGGCGAATGATCCGTTCGCGATACTTGCCGATCCGGTCCGGCGACGAATTCTGGAGCTGTTGGTGGGGGCGGAGCGGCCGGCCGGGGAGCTGGTAAAAGTGATCGGCGACGAGTTCGGGATCGGTCAGCCGGCGGTTTCGATGCAATTGCGGACGTTGCGCGAGGCGGGGTGCTGCCGGGTTCGCGCGGTCGGTTCGACCCGCTGGTACGGCCTCGAATCCGCCGGTCTGCAGGGGGTCGCCCAGTGGTTGGCGGGGTTGTCCGGGGAGCCGAACGGTCAGTCGCAGACCGAGTAG
- a CDS encoding SRPBCC domain-containing protein: protein MKPDSKRVTLDPVALLGGTYRTVELRERAGVVTVRQTLRRTFPTSQRDLWNAITSPERSAHWLGRVEGDLRPGGRYRIEGAAVGTVEFCDPPGTFTLTWEYNGDIGWVEVAVAPAAVGTALILRHEFADTGKRWRRFGAGAVGVSWDLALLGLLDHVAGRWWGSIAEAGVWYSGPEGSQFVVGSGERWSSAELSAGVDRARVEARAERCRMIYHGRPVGE from the coding sequence ATGAAGCCTGATTCCAAGCGGGTGACGTTGGACCCCGTGGCGCTGCTCGGGGGCACGTACCGGACCGTCGAGTTGCGTGAGCGGGCCGGCGTCGTCACCGTTCGGCAGACGCTTCGCCGGACCTTTCCGACCAGCCAACGTGACCTCTGGAATGCCATCACCAGCCCGGAGCGGAGTGCCCATTGGCTCGGCCGGGTCGAGGGCGACCTGCGCCCCGGTGGTCGCTATCGGATCGAAGGCGCTGCGGTCGGCACGGTCGAGTTCTGCGATCCACCCGGAACGTTCACGTTGACCTGGGAATACAACGGTGATATCGGCTGGGTGGAGGTTGCGGTGGCGCCCGCCGCGGTCGGTACGGCGCTCATCCTGCGGCACGAGTTCGCCGACACCGGCAAACGTTGGCGGCGATTCGGTGCGGGCGCCGTCGGGGTTTCCTGGGATCTCGCACTGCTCGGTCTGCTCGACCATGTGGCCGGCCGCTGGTGGGGATCGATCGCCGAAGCCGGGGTGTGGTACTCGGGGCCGGAGGGATCGCAGTTCGTCGTCGGGTCCGGGGAACGGTGGTCGTCCGCCGAACTGTCGGCCGGGGTGGATCGCGCCCGGGTGGAAGCCCGGGCCGAGCGGTGCCGGATGATTTACCACGGGCGGCCCGTTGGCGAATGA
- a CDS encoding Lrp/AsnC family transcriptional regulator, with product MLGTLRLVAAAPSLDEVDRLLVEELMADGRATLAALAEKAGLSVSAVQSRVRRLETRGVIRGYSASVDPTVLGLALSAFVALTPLDPTVPTEDVPDRLRGLPAVEACYSVTGAAGYLLLVRAGSADRLEHVLQEIRAISRAGTHTAVVLRTFFER from the coding sequence ATGCTGGGTACCCTGCGCCTCGTGGCAGCTGCCCCTTCGTTGGACGAGGTCGACCGGCTTCTGGTCGAGGAGTTGATGGCAGACGGTCGGGCAACGCTGGCCGCGCTTGCCGAGAAGGCCGGACTGTCGGTATCGGCGGTCCAGTCGCGGGTTCGCCGGCTGGAGACCCGTGGCGTGATTCGCGGCTACAGTGCCAGCGTCGATCCGACGGTGCTGGGTCTGGCGCTCTCGGCGTTCGTGGCGCTCACCCCGCTGGACCCGACGGTGCCGACGGAGGACGTTCCCGACCGGTTGCGGGGTCTGCCGGCGGTCGAGGCGTGCTATTCGGTGACCGGTGCGGCGGGTTACCTGCTGTTGGTTCGGGCCGGTTCGGCGGACCGGCTCGAACACGTGCTCCAGGAGATTCGGGCGATATCGCGGGCAGGTACGCATACTGCGGTGGTGTTACGAACCTTCTTCGAGCGGTAG
- a CDS encoding histidine phosphatase family protein, whose amino-acid sequence MSSDIRERVVRLVLISHASTMALRRARFPADEPIDEGGHRELARCAPFGSGRVVFGPELRCRTTAAELGLVGVVDPALRDLDAGRWRGRAPAEVPAGELADWLADPDFRAHGGESVGAVLDRVVRWLATVEEPTIAVTHPAVVRAAVVAALGAPPSGFWRVDVPPLGVTRLHRRGKTWTLRATGPRYPTGPS is encoded by the coding sequence GTGTCTTCCGACATCCGCGAACGGGTGGTGCGGCTGGTCCTGATATCGCACGCGTCGACCATGGCGCTGCGCCGGGCCCGATTCCCGGCCGACGAGCCGATCGACGAGGGCGGCCACCGGGAGCTGGCCCGATGCGCCCCGTTCGGTTCGGGGCGGGTGGTTTTCGGTCCCGAGCTCCGGTGCCGGACCACCGCGGCCGAACTCGGCCTCGTCGGGGTCGTCGATCCGGCGTTGCGTGACCTCGACGCCGGACGGTGGCGTGGTCGTGCGCCGGCCGAGGTGCCGGCCGGCGAACTCGCCGATTGGCTTGCCGATCCGGATTTCCGGGCGCACGGCGGCGAGTCGGTCGGCGCCGTGCTGGATCGCGTCGTGCGCTGGCTGGCTACGGTGGAGGAGCCGACGATTGCGGTCACCCACCCTGCAGTGGTGCGCGCCGCGGTGGTGGCCGCCCTCGGCGCGCCGCCGAGCGGTTTCTGGCGAGTGGATGTTCCCCCGCTCGGGGTGACTCGGCTGCACCGGCGGGGGAAGACCTGGACGTTGCGCGCGACCGGCCCGCGGTATCCGACCGGCCCGTCCTGA